One window from the genome of Lutra lutra chromosome X, mLutLut1.2, whole genome shotgun sequence encodes:
- the KLHL15 gene encoding kelch-like protein 15 isoform X1 encodes MAGDVEGFCSSIHDTSVSAGFRALYEEGLLLDVTLVIEDHQFQAHKALLATQSDYFRIMFTADMRERDQDKIHLKGLTATGFSHVLQFMYYGTIELSMNTVHEILQAAMYVQLIEVVKFCCSFLLAKICLENCAEIMRLLDDFGVNIEGVREKLDAFLLDNFVPLMSRPDFLSYLSFEKLMSYLDNDHLSRFPEIELYEAVQSWLRHDRRRWRHTDTIIQNIRFCLMTPSSVFEKVKTSEFYRYSRQLRYEVDQALNYFQNVHQQPLLDMKSSRIRSAKPQTTVFRGMIGHSMVNSKILLLKKPRVWWELEGPQVPLRPDCLAIVNNFVFLLGGEELGPDGEFHASSKVFRYDPRQNSWLRMADMSVPRSEFAVGVIGKFIYAVAGRTRDETFYSTERYDITNDKWEFVDPYPVNKYGHEGTVLNNKLFITGGITSSSTSKQVCVFDPSKEGTIEQRTRRTQVVTNCWENKSKMNYARCFHKMISYNGKLYVFGGVCVILRASFESQGCPSTEVYNPETDQWTILASMPIGRSGHGVTVLDKQIMVLGGLCYNGHYSDSILTFDPEENKWKEDEYPRMPCKLDGLQVCNLHFPEYILDEVRRCN; translated from the exons ATGGCAGGGGACGTGGAAGGATTCTGTTCCTCCATCCATGACACCAGTGTCTCTGCCGGGTTCAGAGCACTGTATGAGGAGGGATTGCTTCTTGATGTCACTCTGGTTATTGAAGATCATCAGTTCCAGGCCCATAAAGCACTCTTGGCCACCCAGAGTGATTACTTCAGAATTATGTTTACTGCAGACATGAGGGAGCGAGATCAGgacaaaattcatttaaaaggtCTAACTGCTACTGGTTTCAGCCACGTCCTTCAATTTATGTATTATGGAACTATAGAACTGAGTATGAATACTGTTCATGAGATCCTTCAGGCTGCCATGTATGTTCAACTTATAGAAGTGGTGAAGTTCTGCTGCTCTTTTCTGTTAGCAAAAATCTGCTTAGAGAATTGTGCAGAAATTATGAGACTCTTAGATGATTTTGGTGTAAACATCGAGGGAGTCAGGGAGAAGTTGGACGCCTTTCTGCTAGACAACTTTGTGCCACTCATGTCCAGACCTGACTTCCTGTCTTATCTGAGCTTTGAGAAGCTCATGTCTTATTTGGATAATGATCATCTGAGCAGGTTCCCAGAGATAGAGCTGTACGAGGCTGTGCAGTCTTGGCTGCGGCATGATAGAAGACGCTGGAGACATACCGATACCATCATTCAGAACATCAGGTTTTGTTTGATGACCCCATCCAGTGTTTTTGAGAAG GTTAAGACATCCGAATTTTATAGATACTCCCGACAGCTGCGCTATGAAGTTGACCAAGCATTGAATTACTTTCAGAACGTTCACCAGCAGCCTTTGTTGGACATGAAATCCAGCCGCATCCGCTCTGCCAAACCCCAAACTACAGTATTCCGAGGAATGATTGGACATAGCATGGTTAACAGTAAAATCCTTCTCTtaaagaaaccaagagtctggtggGAGCTGGAGGGCCCGCAGGTTCCTCTGCGCCCGGACTGCCTTGCTATTGTCAATAACTTCGTGTTCTTGTTGGGCGGGGAAGAACTAGGCCCAGATGGCGAATTCCATGCTTCTTCCAAAGTGTTCAGGTATGACCCGAGGCAGAACTCTTGGCTCCGGATGGCAGACATGTCAGTGCCACGTTCAGAGTTTGCAGTTGGTGTTATTGGGAAGTTTATTTACGCCGTAGCTGGCAGAACCAGAGATGAGACTTTCTATTCAACCGAGAGATACGACATCACCAATGATAAATGGGAATTCGTGGATCCTTATCCAGTTAACAAATATGGACATGAAGGGACAGTGCTCAACAACAAGTTGTTTATCACCGGTGGAATCACCTCATCTTCCACCTCCAAACAAGTGTGCGTGTTCGACCCCAGTAAAGAAGGGACCATAGAACAGCGGACCAGAAGAACGCAAGTGGTTACCAACTGTTGGGAGAATAAGAGCAAAATGAATTACGCAAGATGCTTTCACAAGATGATTTCTTACAACGGCAAGCTTTATGTCTTCGGTGGTGTCTGTGTGATCTTGAGGGCCTCTTTTGAGTCTCAGGGATGCCCTTCCACAGAAGTGTACAACCCCGAGACTGATCAGTGGACCATCTTGGCGTCCATGCCCATTGGCAGAAGTGGCCACGGTGTGACTGTGCTGGACAAACAAATAATGGTTCTCGGAGGCCTTTGCTACAACGGTCATTACAGCGATTCCATCCTTACTTTTGATCCAGAAGAAAACAAGTGGAAGGAAGATGAGTACCCGCGGATGCCCTGCAAGCTGGATGGTTTACAAGTGTGCAACCTGCACTTCCCGGAATATATACTGGACGAGGTCAGGCGTTGCAACTAA
- the KLHL15 gene encoding kelch-like protein 15 isoform X2, with amino-acid sequence MAGDVEGFCSSIHDTSVSAGFRALYEEGLLLDVTLVIEDHQFQAHKALLATQSDYFRIMFTADMRERDQDKIHLKGLTATGFSHVLQFMYYGTIELSMNTVHEILQAAMYVQLIEVVKFCCSFLLAKICLENCAEIMRLLDDFGVNIEGVREKLDAFLLDNFVPLMSRPDFLSYLSFEKLMSYLDNDHLSRFPEIELYEAVQSWLRHDRRRWRHTDTIIQNIRFCLMTPSSVFEKVKTSEFYRYSRQLRYEVDQALNYFQNVHQQPLLDMKSSRIRSAKPQTTVFRGMIGHSMVNSKILLLKKPRVWWELEGPQVPLRPDCLAIVNNFVFLLGGEELGPDGEFHASSKVFRYDPRQNSWLRMADMSVPRSEFAVGVIGKFIYAVAGRTRDETFYSTERYDITNDKWEFVDPYPVNKYGHEGTVLNNKLFITGGITSSSTSKQVCVFDPSKEGTIEQRTRRTQVVTNCWENKSKMNYARCFHKMISYNGKLYVFGGVCVILRASFESQGCPSTEVYNPETDQWTILASMPIGRSGHGVTVLDKQIMVLGGLCYNGHYSDSILTFDPEENKWKEDEYPRMPCKLDGLQVCNLHFPEYILDEMSA; translated from the exons ATGGCAGGGGACGTGGAAGGATTCTGTTCCTCCATCCATGACACCAGTGTCTCTGCCGGGTTCAGAGCACTGTATGAGGAGGGATTGCTTCTTGATGTCACTCTGGTTATTGAAGATCATCAGTTCCAGGCCCATAAAGCACTCTTGGCCACCCAGAGTGATTACTTCAGAATTATGTTTACTGCAGACATGAGGGAGCGAGATCAGgacaaaattcatttaaaaggtCTAACTGCTACTGGTTTCAGCCACGTCCTTCAATTTATGTATTATGGAACTATAGAACTGAGTATGAATACTGTTCATGAGATCCTTCAGGCTGCCATGTATGTTCAACTTATAGAAGTGGTGAAGTTCTGCTGCTCTTTTCTGTTAGCAAAAATCTGCTTAGAGAATTGTGCAGAAATTATGAGACTCTTAGATGATTTTGGTGTAAACATCGAGGGAGTCAGGGAGAAGTTGGACGCCTTTCTGCTAGACAACTTTGTGCCACTCATGTCCAGACCTGACTTCCTGTCTTATCTGAGCTTTGAGAAGCTCATGTCTTATTTGGATAATGATCATCTGAGCAGGTTCCCAGAGATAGAGCTGTACGAGGCTGTGCAGTCTTGGCTGCGGCATGATAGAAGACGCTGGAGACATACCGATACCATCATTCAGAACATCAGGTTTTGTTTGATGACCCCATCCAGTGTTTTTGAGAAG GTTAAGACATCCGAATTTTATAGATACTCCCGACAGCTGCGCTATGAAGTTGACCAAGCATTGAATTACTTTCAGAACGTTCACCAGCAGCCTTTGTTGGACATGAAATCCAGCCGCATCCGCTCTGCCAAACCCCAAACTACAGTATTCCGAGGAATGATTGGACATAGCATGGTTAACAGTAAAATCCTTCTCTtaaagaaaccaagagtctggtggGAGCTGGAGGGCCCGCAGGTTCCTCTGCGCCCGGACTGCCTTGCTATTGTCAATAACTTCGTGTTCTTGTTGGGCGGGGAAGAACTAGGCCCAGATGGCGAATTCCATGCTTCTTCCAAAGTGTTCAGGTATGACCCGAGGCAGAACTCTTGGCTCCGGATGGCAGACATGTCAGTGCCACGTTCAGAGTTTGCAGTTGGTGTTATTGGGAAGTTTATTTACGCCGTAGCTGGCAGAACCAGAGATGAGACTTTCTATTCAACCGAGAGATACGACATCACCAATGATAAATGGGAATTCGTGGATCCTTATCCAGTTAACAAATATGGACATGAAGGGACAGTGCTCAACAACAAGTTGTTTATCACCGGTGGAATCACCTCATCTTCCACCTCCAAACAAGTGTGCGTGTTCGACCCCAGTAAAGAAGGGACCATAGAACAGCGGACCAGAAGAACGCAAGTGGTTACCAACTGTTGGGAGAATAAGAGCAAAATGAATTACGCAAGATGCTTTCACAAGATGATTTCTTACAACGGCAAGCTTTATGTCTTCGGTGGTGTCTGTGTGATCTTGAGGGCCTCTTTTGAGTCTCAGGGATGCCCTTCCACAGAAGTGTACAACCCCGAGACTGATCAGTGGACCATCTTGGCGTCCATGCCCATTGGCAGAAGTGGCCACGGTGTGACTGTGCTGGACAAACAAATAATGGTTCTCGGAGGCCTTTGCTACAACGGTCATTACAGCGATTCCATCCTTACTTTTGATCCAGAAGAAAACAAGTGGAAGGAAGATGAGTACCCGCGGATGCCCTGCAAGCTGGATGGTTTACAAGTGTGCAACCTGCACTTCCCGGAATATATACTGGACGAG aTGTCAGCGTAG